A part of Corynebacterium mustelae genomic DNA contains:
- a CDS encoding lactococcin 972 family bacteriocin translates to MRIKTKKPAGTSLTTPLLTEIGVASAEPRDGGWWDHGNSGGRVWSNYWHPDWNHGASVSGHTSVDSGCVSPNQWAHAQTRSKWLPWSIDGSYYRFC, encoded by the coding sequence ATGCGTATTAAAACGAAAAAGCCAGCAGGCACTAGCTTAACAACCCCCTTGCTCACCGAAATAGGTGTAGCTTCAGCGGAGCCTCGCGATGGCGGCTGGTGGGATCACGGAAACTCCGGTGGACGAGTGTGGTCAAACTACTGGCATCCAGACTGGAATCACGGTGCATCGGTTTCGGGTCATACCTCGGTCGACTCTGGTTGTGTTTCGCCTAACCAATGGGCACATGCGCAAACGAGATCTAAGTGGCTTCCATGGAGTATAGATGGCTCTTATTATAGGTTCTGCTAG
- a CDS encoding ABC transporter ATP-binding protein: MVERIKAVGVTKQVGPKSHARTLWKDLDLEVNSGEMVCITGASGSGKSTLLNCLGLLDTVEAGTISLNGTNVTGASERARMRMRRENIGYLFQDYALIDNDTVEQNVKIARTTKNKNALSVEDALEAVGLGGRGSEQVFQFSGGEQQRVAMARLLVRKPSIVLADEPTASLDRRNAAIILGHLRNLAHEGAAVVVVSHDPWVIEQCSRTKELKTA; this comes from the coding sequence ATGGTGGAAAGAATCAAAGCAGTGGGTGTGACCAAGCAGGTGGGGCCAAAGTCTCATGCACGCACCTTGTGGAAAGATCTTGATCTTGAGGTGAATTCTGGTGAAATGGTGTGCATCACCGGCGCGTCGGGGAGCGGGAAAAGTACCCTATTGAATTGCTTGGGATTATTGGACACAGTGGAGGCTGGCACAATTTCGTTGAATGGTACCAATGTTACGGGCGCGTCGGAACGCGCGCGCATGCGCATGCGACGGGAGAACATTGGGTATCTGTTTCAAGACTACGCGCTGATTGATAACGACACAGTCGAGCAAAATGTGAAGATCGCGCGGACTACTAAAAACAAAAATGCGTTAAGTGTTGAGGATGCGTTGGAAGCTGTTGGTTTGGGAGGCCGCGGTTCCGAGCAAGTTTTCCAGTTCAGTGGTGGTGAGCAGCAGCGCGTGGCGATGGCCCGGTTATTGGTGCGAAAACCCAGCATTGTATTGGCGGATGAACCAACAGCGTCGTTGGATCGTAGGAATGCAGCCATAATTTTAGGGCATTTACGTAACCTGGCGCACGAGGGCGCAGCGGTAGTGGTGGTGAGCCATGACCCGTGGGTTATTGAACAATGCAGTAGAACGAAGGAGTTGAAAACAGCATGA
- a CDS encoding lactococcin 972 family bacteriocin: MKAKKIAAVVVAMVVIIGGGGYASAERKNIGSHTITPPEGGEWDYGASGGRTWSNFLHDKPHATSVHGHEFHDSGCVKGGQWARAQASQRWMPFVRDEQSRRLCED, from the coding sequence ATGAAAGCCAAGAAAATCGCAGCGGTTGTAGTCGCGATGGTCGTCATTATCGGCGGTGGTGGCTACGCATCGGCGGAACGAAAGAACATAGGTTCACACACCATTACCCCACCTGAAGGTGGCGAGTGGGATTATGGCGCTTCAGGTGGTCGAACATGGTCAAACTTCCTGCATGATAAGCCACATGCCACGAGTGTTCACGGTCATGAATTTCACGACAGTGGTTGCGTTAAGGGTGGGCAGTGGGCGAGAGCGCAAGCCTCTCAACGGTGGATGCCATTCGTGAGAGACGAACAATCACGACGCCTATGCGAGGACTAA
- a CDS encoding DUF4253 domain-containing protein, translating to MSLWKLFSRRKLAEAEGVVLECLAPRPITELMPVLDANGFGYIPVASSETGNPIALRVPATVAEASNGEFSRFAIDLIGNFHRDGWWPISVRDFAPATVTPPVSDYQSIEVGELFTARFADGAFKVAGLAEYTLDTELDYRNFFATNHEFTTNFSERGEFYTGEDFLVVQVARPAEVPMTLQWRPTNVPALTPAEFTAVLASWEQRFGAAVTHLSPEGLELQNPPIDSDVDDVYMAMEQFVFGSTADGNTTGFDFYFEQVQYEGVWEFFW from the coding sequence ATGTCATTATGGAAGTTATTTTCTCGTCGGAAGTTGGCGGAGGCTGAAGGGGTGGTGCTTGAATGCCTAGCACCGCGTCCCATAACCGAATTAATGCCAGTGCTAGACGCCAATGGCTTCGGCTACATTCCGGTTGCCAGTTCCGAGACCGGAAATCCCATTGCGCTACGGGTGCCCGCCACGGTCGCTGAGGCGAGTAATGGGGAGTTCTCCCGCTTTGCGATTGACTTGATTGGCAATTTCCACCGGGATGGTTGGTGGCCAATTAGTGTGAGAGATTTCGCACCTGCCACAGTTACGCCCCCGGTTAGCGATTATCAATCGATTGAGGTGGGTGAGCTTTTCACGGCACGGTTTGCCGATGGTGCGTTCAAGGTTGCCGGGTTGGCGGAATACACGTTAGACACGGAGCTGGACTACCGCAATTTCTTCGCTACCAACCATGAATTCACAACGAATTTTTCCGAACGCGGGGAGTTTTACACAGGTGAAGATTTCCTGGTAGTTCAGGTGGCCCGTCCCGCCGAGGTTCCCATGACCTTACAGTGGCGACCAACAAACGTTCCGGCGCTTACACCAGCAGAATTTACTGCGGTGTTGGCCAGTTGGGAACAACGTTTTGGGGCCGCAGTCACCCATCTGTCGCCAGAAGGGCTGGAGTTACAGAATCCGCCGATCGACAGCGATGTAGACGACGTTTACATGGCGATGGAACAATTCGTTTTTGGCTCCACCGCTGACGGAAACACCACAGGGTTCGACTTCTACTTTGAGCAAGTGCAGTACGAAGGTGTGTGGGAGTTTTTCTGGTAA
- a CDS encoding Fic family protein translates to MAKKYRTLKQQFHASDKDTALALYRARFHSESALNWDFTVGEHQLFCLVTPTMTRSIERIVHHELENFALWGGLPRVAQRSWAENLIMDEIVATNDIEGVRSTRQEIGEAIAAIKGSTSPKNRRFLEMARLYLGIADGKLRLPETATELRALYDDLLAGEIADEDQLDGELFRNEPVHIFDGSNEKVHSGLTPESTIIDAVNVMFTVMADQKVPQLIAAIVSHFMFEYIHPFYEGNGRVGRFMFGLSLTHLLSIPTALSLSQVINKQKNKYYKAFMEVEESLNYGEVTPFVLDLLELIEAAQRKVTQQLRDYKERMDQLEDKLRELEQDNSSKMRKHTIDILFILGQESIFGSAGGVILKDLAEMIKKSEQQTRRYLQELEQEGVVEATATKPKRFKLSDHGRKYLGLV, encoded by the coding sequence GTGGCGAAAAAGTATCGTACGCTTAAACAGCAGTTTCACGCGTCCGATAAGGACACGGCCCTGGCGCTTTACCGCGCGCGGTTTCATTCCGAATCCGCACTCAACTGGGATTTTACAGTCGGAGAGCACCAGTTGTTCTGTCTAGTCACACCGACCATGACGCGCAGCATCGAGCGCATCGTGCACCACGAATTAGAGAATTTTGCCCTATGGGGTGGGCTGCCACGGGTCGCACAGCGGTCGTGGGCGGAGAACCTCATCATGGACGAAATCGTTGCCACAAACGATATTGAGGGAGTACGTTCAACCAGGCAGGAGATTGGCGAGGCGATCGCTGCGATCAAGGGCAGCACATCACCCAAGAACCGACGGTTTTTGGAAATGGCGCGGCTATATCTGGGGATTGCCGATGGCAAACTACGTCTGCCAGAAACGGCAACAGAGCTACGTGCGCTTTACGACGACCTGTTGGCCGGGGAAATAGCTGACGAAGATCAGCTCGATGGCGAGCTTTTTCGGAATGAACCGGTCCACATTTTCGATGGAAGCAACGAGAAAGTTCACAGTGGCTTAACCCCAGAATCGACAATCATCGACGCAGTGAACGTCATGTTCACCGTTATGGCGGATCAAAAGGTGCCTCAATTAATTGCGGCGATCGTTTCACATTTCATGTTCGAGTATATCCATCCGTTTTATGAAGGCAATGGCCGGGTCGGTAGGTTCATGTTCGGGCTCAGCCTTACGCACCTGCTGTCTATTCCCACTGCGTTATCGCTATCGCAGGTTATTAATAAGCAGAAAAACAAATATTACAAAGCGTTTATGGAAGTTGAAGAGTCGCTTAACTACGGCGAGGTTACGCCATTTGTTCTTGACCTGCTTGAACTCATCGAGGCTGCCCAGCGCAAAGTGACCCAACAACTACGCGATTATAAAGAACGCATGGATCAGCTGGAAGACAAGCTGCGGGAGCTTGAGCAAGATAATTCCAGCAAAATGCGTAAGCACACTATCGATATATTGTTTATTCTTGGGCAAGAATCGATATTCGGTTCGGCAGGAGGCGTGATCCTTAAAGACCTTGCGGAGATGATTAAAAAAAGCGAGCAACAAACCCGCCGTTACCTACAAGAGTTGGAACAAGAAGGTGTGGTGGAAGCGACTGCGACGAAGCCGAAGCGGTTTAAATTGTCGGATCATGGGCGGAAATATCTAGGACTGGTGTAA
- a CDS encoding DsbA family oxidoreductase, with protein sequence MNIDIWSDYVCPFCWVGKRNLEIALREFEHADAVTITWHPFELDPHAPTEVTGTLVEKIAQKYNLSLEQSLATQKGLQAKAKAVGLDFNYEEAKATNTFDAHRLSFLASKFSLADVFDDAAKKAYFTDGKSLAHHDTLVELATSVGLPKEEVLNVLASDAYSDEVRQSEETAHRLGVTGVPFYVFNNTIAVSGAQPPGVFVEALRQAWAAGEP encoded by the coding sequence ATGAACATTGATATTTGGTCTGATTACGTATGCCCATTTTGCTGGGTAGGGAAGCGAAATTTGGAAATCGCATTGCGTGAATTTGAACATGCTGATGCGGTGACCATTACCTGGCACCCATTTGAGTTGGACCCACACGCGCCGACCGAGGTAACCGGCACGTTGGTGGAGAAAATAGCACAAAAATACAACCTATCACTTGAGCAATCCTTGGCCACCCAAAAAGGACTGCAAGCGAAAGCCAAGGCAGTTGGATTGGATTTTAATTACGAAGAAGCCAAGGCCACCAATACGTTCGATGCACACCGGCTTAGTTTCTTGGCCAGTAAGTTTTCGCTTGCCGACGTCTTCGACGACGCAGCGAAAAAGGCATACTTCACAGATGGGAAATCGCTTGCCCATCACGACACTTTGGTCGAACTTGCCACAAGTGTTGGATTACCTAAAGAAGAAGTCCTAAACGTACTAGCCTCGGATGCATATTCCGATGAGGTTCGACAATCGGAAGAGACCGCCCACAGGTTAGGAGTGACCGGCGTTCCGTTTTACGTGTTTAACAATACAATCGCGGTTAGCGGCGCCCAGCCACCCGGGGTGTTTGTAGAAGCATTGCGGCAGGCTTGGGCGGCTGGGGAACCTTAA